One Tursiops truncatus isolate mTurTru1 chromosome 3, mTurTru1.mat.Y, whole genome shotgun sequence DNA segment encodes these proteins:
- the RNF187 gene encoding E3 ubiquitin-protein ligase RNF187 → MFDNRKKNGSVVERSAPCTGAGCKKPTPAAGPRRSVAACQDPGDWSTPLPGPCVEHTPARTLRRAPSYPSRHSCPSSLLSIPVRTSPSPALRPRFSCVPVPGFPPCLRPRQPSHLCSPVRVPVCALLEGPAAAALALPAGPAEAACALCQRAPREPVRADCGHRFCRACVVRFWAEEDGPFPCPECADDCWQRAVEPGRPPLSRRLLALEEAAAAPARDGPASEAALQLLCRADGGPLCAACRMAAGPEPPEWEPRWRKALRGKENKGSVEIMRKDLNDARDLHGQAESAAAVWKGHVMDRRKKALTDYKKLRAFFAEEEGRFLQEAEKEEGSLDDEDEDPAERFRSLLQAVSELERRHRNLGLSMLLQ, encoded by the exons GACCCAGGCGGAGTGTAGCGGCCTGTCAGGACCCGGGAGACTGGAGTACACCACTGCCAGGACCCTGCGTGGAGCACACGCCTGCCAGGACCCTGCGCCGGGCGCCCAGCTATCCCAGTCGCCATTCTTGTCCTTCGTCCCTGCTCTCCATCCCCGTCCGCACATCCCCGTCCCCGGCTCTCCGGCCGCGCTTTTCCTGCGTCCCGGTCCCCGGCTTTCCCCCGTGTCTCCGGCCTCGCCAGCCCAGCCACCTGTGCTCCCCGGTCCGCGTCCCTGTCTGCGCCCTCCTCGAGGGCCCCGCCGCCGCTGCCCTGGCGCTTCCCGCGGGCCCAGCCGAGGCCGCCTGCGCCCTGTGCCAGCGCGCGCCTCGCGAGCCGGTGCGCGCCGACTGCGGCCATCGCTTCTGCCGGGCGTGCGTGGTGCGATTCTGGGCGGAGGAGGACGGGCCCTTCCCGTGTCCCGAGTGCGCCGACGACTGCTGGCAGCGCGCTGTGGAGCCCGGCCGCCCGCCGCTCAGCCGCCGCCTGCTGGCGCTCGAGGAGGCTGCCGCGGCGCCCGCGCGCGACGGCCCGGCCTCTGAGGCGGCGCTGCAGCTGCTGTGCCGAGCCGACGGGGGCCCGCTGTGCGCCGCTTGCCGCATGGCCGCGGGGCCCGAGCCGCCCGAGTGGGAGCCCCGCTGGAGGAAGGCGCTGCGCGGCAAG GAGAACAAGGGATCTGTGGAGATCATGAGGAAAGATCTGAACGATGCTCGGGACCTGCATGGCCAGGCTGAGTCCGCCGCTGCTGTGTGGAAG GGACATGTGATGGACCGGAGGAAGAAGGCCCTGACTGACTACAAGAAGCTTCGGGCCTTCTTTGCTGAGGAGGAGGGGCGCTTCCtgcaggaagcagagaaagaggaagggtcCCTGGACGACGAGGATGAGGACCCAGCGGAGAGGTTCAGGTCCCTGCTGCAGGCTGTGTCGGAGCTGGAGAGGAGGCACCGCAACCTGGGCCTCAGTATGCTGCTCCAG TGA